A window of the Juglans microcarpa x Juglans regia isolate MS1-56 chromosome 5D, Jm3101_v1.0, whole genome shotgun sequence genome harbors these coding sequences:
- the LOC121264505 gene encoding steroid 5-alpha-reductase DET2-like yields MVSDQRVFHYSLLSLYLIAPMTFIALRFLQAPYGKHHRPGWGPTIYPPLAWFLMESPTIWLTLLLFSFGLNFSNAKSLVLMSPFLFHYFHRTCIYPLRLHRNSVHLNTAHGFPISMAVLAFVFNIWNAYLQARWVSHYKDYENDGWFWWRFFGGLVVFLGGMAMNIWSDGVLVGLKKEGRGGYKVPRGGWFELVSCPNYLGEIVEWLGWAVMTWSWVGLGFFLYTCANLVPRAVANHRWYLEKFGEDYPKGRKAVIPFLY; encoded by the coding sequence ATGGTCTCAGATCAGAGGGTCTTCCACTACAGCCTGCTGTCCCTCTACCTCATAGCTCCAATGACCTTTATCGCACTACGGTTCCTCCAAGCCCCCTACGGCAAGCACCACCGTCCCGGGTGGGGCCCCACTATTTACCCACCTTTGGCCTGGTTCCTCATGGAAAGCCCCACAATCTGGCTCACCCTCCTACTCTTCTCCTTCGGTCTCAACTTCTCAAATGCCAAGTCCCTCGTCCTCATGTCTCCATTCCTCTTCCACTATTTCCACCGCACCTGCATCTATCCACTTCGCCTCCACCGCAATTCCGTTCACCTGAATACAGCCCATGGATTCCCGATCAGCATGGCGGTGTTGGCATTTGTGTTTAACATTTGGAATGCTTACTTACAAGCCAGATGGGTGTCTCATTACAAGGATTACGAGAATGATGGGTGGTTTTGGTGGCGGTTTTTTGGTGGATTGGTGGTGTTTTTGGGTGGCATGGCGATGAACATTTGGTCGGACGGAGTTTTGGTGGGTCTGAAAAAGGAAGGTCGGGGAGGGTATAAGGTGCCAAGAGGAGGGTGGTTTGAGTTGGTCAGCTGCCCAAACTACCTTGGGGAGATCGTGGAGTGGTTGGGTTGGGCGGTGATGACTTGGTCTTGGGTGGGGCTAGGGTTTTTCCTCTACACGTGTGCCAACTTGGTACCCAGGGCAGTTGCGAACCATAGATGGTATCTGGAGAAATTTGGGGAGGACTATCCAAAGGGTAGAAAAGCTGTTATCCCCTTCTTGTATTGA